Proteins encoded in a region of the Mycolicibacterium duvalii genome:
- a CDS encoding FAD-binding protein, translated as MKNVPAIVHAGEVDEWSDEADVVVLGFGIAGGCAAVSAAAAGAKVLVLEKAAAAGGTTSMAGGHFYLGGGTAVQQATGHDDSAEEMYKYLVSQSRDPEHDKIRAYCEGSVEHFNWLEALGFEFERTFYPGKVVVPPGTEGLSYTGNEKVWPFCEQAAPAPRGHSVPVPGELGGAAMVIDLLLKRADELGVQIRYETGATALVVDDDGAVCGVAWKHFAETGYLKAGAVVIAAGGFAMNDEMVAEYTPALGQERKTKHHGTVAPYILGNPNDDGLGIRLGVSAGGVALHMQEQFITAAAYPPEILLTGVIVNAEGQRFVAEDSYHSRTSAFVLEQPDQIAYLIVDEAHMQMPEMPLIKFIDGWETVAEMESALGIPAGNLAATLERYNANAAAGVDPDFHKQREYLAAQDNGPWAAFDLSLGRAMYSGFTMGGLKVSVDGEVLHQDGSAIPGLYAAGACASNIAQDGKGYASGTQLGEGSFFGRRAGEHAARRAGEHAARRAGEHAARRAGEHTAGA; from the coding sequence ATGAAAAACGTCCCCGCCATCGTCCATGCGGGCGAGGTAGACGAGTGGTCCGACGAGGCCGATGTCGTGGTGCTGGGATTCGGCATCGCCGGCGGATGCGCGGCGGTCAGTGCGGCCGCCGCCGGGGCGAAGGTCCTGGTGTTGGAGAAGGCCGCCGCAGCCGGCGGCACCACGTCGATGGCCGGCGGGCACTTCTATCTGGGCGGCGGCACCGCGGTGCAGCAGGCCACCGGCCACGACGACTCGGCCGAGGAGATGTACAAGTACCTGGTGTCGCAGTCACGCGACCCCGAGCACGACAAGATCCGGGCCTACTGCGAGGGCAGCGTCGAACACTTCAACTGGCTCGAGGCGCTCGGTTTCGAGTTCGAGCGGACGTTCTACCCCGGCAAGGTGGTCGTCCCGCCGGGCACCGAGGGCCTGTCCTACACCGGCAACGAGAAGGTGTGGCCGTTCTGCGAGCAGGCCGCGCCGGCGCCGCGCGGCCACTCCGTGCCGGTGCCCGGGGAACTCGGCGGCGCGGCCATGGTCATCGATCTGCTGCTCAAGCGTGCCGACGAACTCGGTGTGCAAATCCGTTACGAAACGGGTGCCACCGCGCTGGTCGTCGATGACGACGGCGCGGTATGCGGGGTGGCCTGGAAGCACTTCGCCGAGACCGGCTACCTCAAGGCCGGCGCGGTGGTCATCGCCGCGGGCGGCTTCGCGATGAACGACGAGATGGTGGCCGAGTACACCCCCGCGCTCGGACAGGAACGCAAGACCAAACATCACGGCACCGTGGCGCCCTACATCCTGGGCAACCCGAACGACGACGGTCTGGGCATCCGGCTCGGTGTCTCGGCCGGGGGCGTGGCGCTGCACATGCAGGAGCAGTTCATCACCGCGGCGGCCTATCCGCCGGAGATCCTGCTCACCGGCGTCATCGTCAACGCCGAGGGTCAGCGCTTCGTGGCCGAGGACTCGTATCACTCACGCACGTCGGCATTCGTGCTTGAACAGCCCGACCAGATCGCGTATCTGATCGTCGACGAGGCGCACATGCAGATGCCCGAGATGCCGCTGATCAAGTTCATCGACGGGTGGGAGACGGTCGCCGAGATGGAATCGGCGCTGGGCATCCCGGCCGGCAACCTCGCGGCCACCCTCGAGCGGTACAACGCCAACGCCGCGGCCGGCGTCGACCCGGACTTCCACAAACAGCGCGAATACCTTGCCGCACAAGACAACGGCCCCTGGGCTGCATTCGATTTGTCCCTCGGCCGCGCGATGTACTCCGGATTCACCATGGGCGGTCTGAAGGTTTCGGTGGACGGCGAGGTGTTGCACCAGGACGGCTCGGCGATCCCCGGCCTGTACGCCGCCGGCGCATGCGCGTCCAACATCGCCCAGGACGGCAAGGGTTACGCGAGTGGGACGCAGCTCGGGGAAGGCTCGTTCTTCGGGCGGCGGGCGGGAGAACACGCAGCGCGGCGGGCGGGAGAACACGCAGCGAGGCGGGCGGGAGAACACGCTGCGAGGCGGGCGGGAGAGCACACCGCCGGCGCTTAG
- a CDS encoding nitroreductase family deazaflavin-dependent oxidoreductase: MSVRYDVPSDGARAFNSVIRWLAERGISIQGSTAVQVRGRRSGRPHSVVVNLLTSDGRRFLVSPRGNTQWARNVRAAGEIEVGARRHVRRYRAVELPDHAKPDLLSAYLRRWYWQVKHHVGGLTPDSTEEQLRTIAPSIPVFELVD; encoded by the coding sequence ATGTCCGTTCGTTACGACGTCCCCAGCGATGGCGCCCGTGCGTTCAACAGCGTCATCCGCTGGTTGGCCGAGCGCGGCATCAGCATTCAGGGCAGCACCGCGGTGCAGGTCCGCGGTCGGAGATCGGGGCGGCCGCACAGCGTCGTGGTCAACCTGCTGACGAGCGACGGGCGCCGGTTCCTGGTCTCCCCGCGGGGCAACACCCAGTGGGCACGCAACGTCCGGGCGGCCGGCGAGATCGAGGTGGGCGCCCGTCGGCACGTGCGCCGTTACCGTGCGGTCGAACTACCCGACCATGCCAAGCCGGATCTGCTCTCGGCCTACCTGCGCCGGTGGTACTGGCAGGTCAAGCATCACGTGGGAGGCCTGACGCCGGACTCCACCGAGGAGCAGCTGCGAACGATCGCGCCGTCGATTCCGGTGTTCGAGCTCGTCGACTAG
- a CDS encoding TetR/AcrR family transcriptional regulator, producing the protein MGRRQDARDRTERRIVELGRRQLADVGAAGLSLRAIARDLGLVSSAVYRYVASRDDLLTLLLVDAYTELAETVDRAAGDAGDHWRTQLRAMSRALRGWAVDHRAEWALLYGSPVPGYRAPRDRTVGPGTRVIGALLAAVSAGAATGEVTGGPPVDLSPTLTADLAALRTEFGVSVGDAALVKSLLLWAALIGAVNLEVFGHYGPDTFTGPAEVFDVQVELLLDMLAQN; encoded by the coding sequence GTGGGTCGACGTCAGGACGCCAGGGACCGGACCGAACGTCGCATTGTCGAACTGGGCCGCCGGCAGCTTGCCGATGTCGGCGCGGCAGGATTGTCCCTGCGCGCGATCGCCCGCGACCTCGGGTTGGTGTCTTCGGCGGTGTACCGCTACGTCGCCAGCCGCGACGACCTGCTGACCCTCTTGCTGGTCGACGCCTACACCGAACTCGCCGAGACGGTCGACCGGGCCGCCGGCGATGCCGGCGATCACTGGCGGACCCAGCTGCGCGCGATGTCGCGCGCCCTGCGGGGATGGGCGGTCGACCACCGGGCGGAGTGGGCCCTGCTGTACGGCAGCCCGGTGCCCGGTTACCGCGCGCCGCGAGATCGCACGGTCGGCCCGGGCACCCGGGTGATCGGCGCGCTGCTCGCGGCGGTATCCGCCGGCGCGGCCACGGGGGAGGTCACGGGCGGGCCGCCGGTCGACCTGAGTCCCACGTTGACGGCGGACCTGGCCGCGCTGCGCACGGAGTTCGGGGTGTCTGTCGGCGACGCGGCCCTGGTCAAGTCGCTGTTGCTCTGGGCAGCGCTGATCGGTGCGGTCAACCTCGAGGTTTTCGGCCACTACGGCCCCGACACCTTCACCGGGCCGGCGGAGGTCTTCGACGTCCAGGTGGAACTGCTCCTCGACATGCTGGCGCAAAATTAG
- a CDS encoding Rv1815 family serine proteinase → MSVRSSNTPLRRWLQALLIALAPVAALALPPVSATAQPGVVVHPGMEIHQDSVLCTLGWVDPQTRTAYTAGHCRASGTVTDKQGSFIGAQGPYRDNTPNGTTVDTNHQITDWQVIHLAPEVMVNNVLPGGKVLVTDPAVLPVKGMPVCHFGVVTGESCGTVESVNNGWFTMANGVVSRKGDSGGPVYTPTPDGRTVLIGIFNSTWGTFPAAVSWQVAQQQAQQDTISAASATLPAAPAQP, encoded by the coding sequence GTGTCTGTTCGTTCGTCGAATACGCCGCTGCGGCGCTGGCTGCAGGCACTGCTGATCGCCCTGGCCCCGGTGGCCGCCCTGGCGCTGCCGCCGGTCTCGGCGACCGCCCAGCCCGGCGTGGTGGTGCACCCCGGCATGGAAATTCACCAGGACTCGGTGCTGTGCACCCTCGGCTGGGTGGACCCGCAGACCCGCACCGCCTACACCGCCGGCCACTGCCGCGCCTCGGGCACCGTGACCGACAAGCAGGGCAGCTTCATCGGCGCGCAGGGCCCCTACCGCGACAACACCCCCAACGGCACCACCGTCGACACCAACCACCAGATCACCGACTGGCAGGTCATCCACCTGGCCCCGGAGGTGATGGTCAACAACGTGCTGCCCGGCGGCAAGGTGCTGGTGACCGACCCCGCGGTGCTGCCCGTGAAGGGAATGCCGGTCTGCCACTTCGGCGTCGTGACCGGGGAAAGCTGCGGCACCGTCGAGTCGGTCAACAACGGCTGGTTCACCATGGCCAACGGGGTGGTGAGCCGCAAGGGCGATTCCGGCGGACCGGTCTACACCCCGACCCCCGACGGCCGCACCGTCCTGATCGGCATCTTCAACAGCACCTGGGGCACGTTCCCAGCGGCGGTCTCCTGGCAGGTCGCCCAGCAGCAGGCGCAGCAGGACACCATCTCGGCGGCCTCGGCCACCCTGCCCGCCGCACCTGCGCAGCCCTAG
- a CDS encoding VOC family protein, producing MPDQTPVQIAWVTNDLDATEAMLTALLGAKSWVRMPAVHFGPDTCTYRGAPADFVADISLSYAGDTQLEVIAPVSGDSIYTEFLDRSGPGLHHVCVEAADAEDLSAAVTAACAAGASVVADGTMAGGMRFAYVAAPGAGVPYLELAYIPPQIRAFFDHVKQEQQ from the coding sequence ATGCCAGACCAGACACCTGTCCAGATTGCGTGGGTGACGAACGACCTCGACGCCACCGAGGCGATGTTGACGGCACTGCTCGGCGCCAAGAGCTGGGTGCGGATGCCCGCCGTGCACTTCGGCCCCGACACGTGCACCTACCGGGGCGCACCCGCGGACTTCGTCGCCGACATCTCGTTGAGTTACGCCGGCGACACCCAGCTCGAAGTCATCGCGCCGGTATCGGGGGACAGCATCTACACCGAGTTTCTCGATCGCAGCGGCCCCGGTCTGCACCACGTCTGCGTCGAGGCCGCCGACGCCGAAGATTTGTCGGCGGCGGTCACCGCCGCCTGCGCGGCGGGCGCCTCGGTGGTGGCCGACGGCACCATGGCCGGCGGCATGCGGTTCGCGTACGTCGCGGCGCCCGGTGCCGGGGTGCCCTATCTCGAACTCGCCTACATCCCGCCCCAGATCCGCGCATTCTTCGACCATGTGAAACAGGAGCAGCAGTGA
- a CDS encoding NAD(P)/FAD-dependent oxidoreductase, which produces MQTAFDVPVDPALIDRALADSALGSMWLDLTERPDFGTPSGPVTCDLLVIGGGYTGLWSALHAARRHPDRRIVLVEAERIGWAASGRNGGFVDASLTHGYENGKARWPDEIDLLETMGRENLDAMGAELAELGLDPEWQRTGMLSVATEPHQVEWLREAAADGQGELLDLREVREDVHSPTYLAGLYSPDTCALVHPAKLALELARGCREAGVEIFEHTTAGRIVSGGAALRIHTDGPVITCRQVVLGTNVYPSLLRRNRFHTVPVYDYVLATEPLTDSQLDRIGWRRRQGIGDSANQFHYYRLSADNRIVWGGYDAVYHYGRRVDAAYEDRPQTYRRLAAHFFLTFPQLDDVRFSHRWAGAIDTNTRFCAHWGLAREGRVAYVNGFTGLGVGAARFAADVCLDLLDGDQTERTRLEMVRRKPLPFPPEPLASAGIQATRWSLDRADHHAGRRNLLLRALDSAGLGFDS; this is translated from the coding sequence GTGCAGACCGCTTTCGACGTCCCCGTCGACCCGGCGCTGATCGACCGCGCCCTGGCCGACAGCGCGCTGGGGTCGATGTGGCTCGACCTGACCGAGCGGCCCGACTTCGGGACGCCCTCGGGACCGGTGACTTGCGACCTGCTGGTGATCGGCGGCGGATACACCGGATTGTGGAGCGCGCTGCACGCCGCCCGCCGGCACCCCGACCGGCGCATCGTGCTGGTCGAGGCCGAGCGGATCGGGTGGGCCGCCTCCGGACGCAACGGCGGGTTCGTCGACGCCAGCCTCACCCACGGCTACGAGAACGGCAAGGCGCGCTGGCCCGACGAAATCGACCTCCTCGAGACGATGGGCCGGGAGAACCTCGACGCGATGGGCGCCGAGCTCGCGGAGCTGGGACTCGACCCGGAGTGGCAACGCACCGGGATGCTGTCGGTGGCGACCGAACCTCATCAGGTCGAATGGCTGCGCGAGGCCGCCGCCGACGGTCAGGGCGAGTTGCTCGACCTGCGCGAGGTACGCGAGGACGTGCACTCACCGACCTATCTGGCCGGACTGTACAGCCCCGATACGTGTGCGCTCGTACACCCGGCGAAGCTCGCCCTCGAGCTGGCCCGCGGCTGCCGGGAAGCCGGAGTCGAGATCTTCGAGCACACCACCGCCGGCCGCATCGTCTCCGGCGGCGCGGCGTTGCGGATACACACCGACGGCCCGGTGATCACCTGCCGGCAGGTGGTGCTGGGCACCAATGTGTACCCAAGCCTGTTGCGGCGCAACCGATTCCACACCGTTCCCGTCTACGACTACGTGCTGGCGACCGAGCCGCTGACCGACTCGCAACTCGACCGGATCGGGTGGCGGCGCCGACAGGGCATCGGCGACTCGGCCAACCAGTTCCACTACTACCGGCTGTCGGCCGACAACCGCATCGTCTGGGGCGGCTACGACGCCGTCTACCACTACGGTCGCCGCGTGGACGCGGCCTACGAAGACCGGCCCCAAACCTACCGCCGGCTGGCGGCGCACTTCTTCCTCACCTTCCCGCAGCTCGACGACGTCCGCTTCTCCCACCGCTGGGCCGGCGCGATCGACACCAACACCCGGTTCTGCGCGCATTGGGGCCTGGCCCGCGAAGGTCGGGTCGCTTACGTCAACGGCTTCACCGGCCTCGGAGTGGGCGCTGCGCGCTTCGCCGCCGACGTGTGCCTGGACCTACTCGACGGTGACCAGACCGAACGTACGCGCCTGGAGATGGTGCGCCGCAAACCGCTGCCGTTCCCGCCGGAGCCGCTGGCCTCGGCGGGGATCCAGGCCACCCGCTGGTCGCTGGATCGTGCGGATCACCACGCCGGACGGCGCAACCTGCTGCTGCGCGCGCTCGATTCCGCGGGGCTGGGCTTCGATTCGTAA
- a CDS encoding sterol desaturase family protein: MDLLELLPPPMREPVLFAIPFFLLLLALEWTAARRLEHLDDGDRPGAGAYLTRDSWASVSMGLVSIVTMSAWKLLALLGYAAIYTYVAPWQLSATQWYTWVIALVGVDLLFYLYHRMAHRVRLVWATHQAHHSSEYFNFATALRQKWNNSGEILMWLPLPFLGVPPWMVFFSFSISLIYQFWIHTERIGTLWRPIEFVFNTPSHHRVHHGMDPEYLDKNYGGILIIWDRLFGTFQPETFRPHYGLTKPVGTFNIWKLQTHEYVAIGRDVRAARGLRAKLGFIFGPPGWHPAAAPAPARPLTASDAAS, translated from the coding sequence ATGGACCTCCTCGAACTCCTGCCCCCGCCGATGCGCGAGCCGGTGCTGTTCGCCATCCCGTTCTTTCTGCTGCTGCTGGCCCTCGAGTGGACCGCCGCACGCCGACTCGAACACCTCGACGACGGTGACCGTCCCGGTGCGGGCGCCTACCTGACCCGGGATTCGTGGGCCAGCGTGTCGATGGGGCTGGTGTCGATCGTGACGATGAGCGCCTGGAAGCTCCTCGCGCTGTTGGGGTATGCGGCGATCTACACCTATGTGGCGCCGTGGCAGCTGTCGGCGACCCAGTGGTACACGTGGGTGATCGCCCTGGTCGGCGTGGATCTGCTGTTCTACCTCTATCACCGGATGGCCCACCGGGTGCGGCTGGTGTGGGCCACCCATCAGGCACATCACTCCAGCGAGTACTTCAACTTCGCCACCGCGTTGCGACAGAAATGGAACAACAGCGGCGAGATCCTGATGTGGCTCCCGCTGCCGTTTCTGGGCGTGCCGCCGTGGATGGTGTTCTTCAGCTTCTCGATCAGCCTGATCTACCAGTTCTGGATTCACACCGAACGCATCGGCACCCTGTGGCGGCCCATCGAGTTCGTGTTCAACACGCCGTCGCACCATCGGGTGCACCACGGCATGGATCCGGAGTACCTGGACAAGAACTACGGCGGGATCCTGATCATCTGGGACCGGCTGTTCGGCACCTTCCAGCCCGAGACGTTCCGGCCGCACTACGGGTTGACCAAGCCCGTCGGCACCTTCAACATCTGGAAGCTGCAGACCCACGAATACGTCGCCATCGGCCGTGACGTGCGCGCCGCCCGCGGCCTGCGCGCCAAGCTCGGCTTCATCTTCGGGCCACCGGGTTGGCACCCGGCCGCCGCGCCCGCGCCGGCGAGACCGCTGACGGCCTCCGATGCCGCGTCGTAA
- a CDS encoding ABC transporter ATP-binding protein/permease translates to METFTPTLDWGNELWTSLWWIAQGWAYAAVATMVVLVLIVRFTVWGGQFWRVTRGYFTGPESVIVWLWLAGILLLVIASVRLSVLFSFQGNDMMTSFQVIAAGVGAGDDTVRASGRDGFWLSMGVFAVLAVINVATIMLDLLVTQRFMLRWRAWLTDRLTGDWLDGKAYYRSRFIDDTIDNPDQRIQMDIDIFTAGVGPLPNRPNNTSGTTLLFGAISSIAAMISFTAILWNLSGPVTLPFVGVELPKAMFWIGIVYILFATVVAFWIGRPIITLAFRNEKFNAAFRYALVRLRDAAEAVAFYRGELAERTGLRRLFRPVVDNYKRYVNRMAGFLGWNLSITQAQELIPYIVQFSRFYNGEITLGQLSQTASAFREILSGLSFFRNAYDDFAGYRAAIIRLYGLVVANEEGRALPTLNAEDSRDGRVELDDVEVRTPDGRQLVRPLDVTLEPGDALLVTGPSGSGKTTLLRSLGQLWPYASGTIRAPGEDNSTLFLSQLPYVPLGDLRTVVSYPRNPGDLPDEVLRDALNKVALPHLGDRLDEVQDWAKVLSPGEQQRVAFARILLTKPKAVFLDESTSALDEGLELVLYRLVRTELPDTILVSVSHRSTVEQHHTRELKLVGDGDWQLGVTAGAR, encoded by the coding sequence ATGGAAACGTTCACCCCGACACTGGATTGGGGCAACGAGCTGTGGACCTCGCTGTGGTGGATCGCCCAGGGCTGGGCCTACGCCGCGGTGGCCACCATGGTCGTGCTGGTGCTCATCGTGCGGTTCACCGTCTGGGGCGGGCAGTTCTGGCGTGTCACGCGCGGCTACTTCACCGGGCCCGAGAGCGTCATCGTCTGGCTGTGGCTGGCCGGGATCCTGCTGTTGGTGATCGCCAGCGTGCGCTTGTCGGTGCTGTTCAGCTTCCAGGGCAACGACATGATGACCAGCTTCCAGGTGATCGCCGCCGGCGTCGGTGCCGGCGACGACACGGTCCGCGCGTCGGGCCGCGACGGATTCTGGTTGTCCATGGGCGTTTTCGCGGTGCTGGCGGTCATCAACGTCGCCACCATCATGCTCGACCTGCTGGTGACCCAGCGGTTCATGCTGCGGTGGCGGGCCTGGCTGACCGACCGGCTGACCGGAGACTGGCTCGACGGCAAGGCCTACTACCGGTCGCGGTTCATCGACGACACCATCGACAACCCGGATCAGCGCATCCAGATGGACATCGACATCTTCACCGCCGGCGTCGGCCCGCTGCCCAACCGGCCGAACAACACCTCCGGCACCACGCTGCTGTTCGGCGCGATCTCGTCGATCGCGGCGATGATCTCGTTCACCGCGATCCTGTGGAACCTCTCCGGTCCGGTGACGTTGCCGTTCGTCGGCGTCGAGCTGCCCAAGGCGATGTTCTGGATCGGCATCGTCTACATCCTGTTCGCCACGGTGGTCGCGTTCTGGATCGGGCGGCCGATCATCACGCTGGCGTTCCGCAACGAGAAGTTCAACGCCGCGTTCCGGTACGCGCTGGTGCGGCTGCGCGACGCCGCCGAGGCGGTGGCGTTCTACCGCGGGGAGCTGGCCGAGCGCACCGGGCTGCGCCGGCTGTTCCGGCCGGTGGTGGACAACTACAAGCGCTACGTCAATCGGATGGCGGGCTTCCTCGGCTGGAACCTGTCGATCACCCAGGCCCAGGAACTCATCCCCTACATCGTGCAGTTCTCCCGGTTCTACAACGGCGAGATCACGCTGGGGCAGCTGTCCCAGACCGCGAGCGCCTTCCGCGAGATCCTGTCGGGGCTCTCGTTCTTCCGGAACGCCTATGACGATTTCGCCGGTTACCGGGCGGCCATCATCCGTCTCTACGGTCTGGTGGTCGCCAATGAGGAAGGCCGGGCGCTGCCCACGCTGAACGCCGAAGACTCCCGCGACGGGCGGGTCGAACTCGACGACGTCGAGGTTCGCACCCCCGACGGCCGACAGCTGGTGCGACCGCTGGACGTGACGCTCGAACCCGGCGACGCGCTGTTGGTGACCGGCCCGTCGGGCAGCGGCAAGACGACGCTGCTGCGCAGTCTCGGCCAGCTGTGGCCCTACGCGTCGGGCACGATTCGCGCTCCGGGGGAAGACAATTCCACCCTGTTCCTGTCGCAGCTGCCCTACGTACCGCTCGGTGATCTGCGCACCGTGGTGTCCTATCCCCGCAACCCGGGTGATCTACCCGACGAGGTGCTGCGCGACGCGCTGAACAAGGTGGCACTGCCGCACCTGGGCGATCGGCTCGACGAGGTGCAGGACTGGGCCAAGGTGCTCTCCCCCGGCGAGCAGCAACGCGTCGCGTTCGCGCGGATTCTGCTGACCAAGCCGAAGGCGGTGTTCCTCGACGAGTCGACCTCGGCGCTCGACGAGGGGCTGGAGCTGGTGCTCTACCGGCTGGTGCGCACCGAGTTGCCCGACACCATCCTGGTCAGCGTCAGCCACCGCAGCACCGTCGAACAGCACCACACCCGCGAGCTCAAGCTCGTCGGCGACGGCGACTGGCAGCTGGGCGTCACCGCCGGGGCACGCTAA
- a CDS encoding ABC transporter ATP-binding protein/permease — translation MDTQTFQPSLDWSREVFASAVWVATAWILTAICLLLVLALIARFTEWGRQFWRVSGEYFTGRRSLVVWLMVGLLLLSVIVSVRINVLLTYYVNDLFTSLQVAFAGGPGGAGRDSGIAGFWATMLVFAVLAGLFLVRLLLDLYLTQRFIMRWRIWLSRRFIDGWLGDLAYYRAQFAGRPIDNPDQRIQQDVDIFTTGVGGYQNNPNYTSSDTLLFGAVHAVLSVLSFGPILWRLSEPLTLGGVTVPHALFWVVLIYVFVATVVAFVIGRPLIRLSYLNERRNAAFRFGLVRVRETGAAIGLYRGEPAERSLLRGRLDAVMTNYRHWLNRMMLFFGWNVTVSQAINPLPWLVQAQGLFAQRISFGDVWQSSNAFGAIHESLSFFRNAYDQFASYRAAIIRLDGLAEQNDRAGDFSSVHIATSGDGALEVAGVAVRRPDGTPLVHDLDLTVGPGEALVITGESGIGKSVLLQSIAGLWPFASGRVRLPRGRDEVMFVPQLPYLPVGDLRTVVTYPQPPGAVDDKRVQKALLDVALAHLAIRLNEDKDWANALSVGEQQRIAFARILLSRPAAIFLDESTSALDEGLELMLYQLLRAELPDAIIVSVSHRSSVHPFHGSRLDLVGDGAWRLERLAPSG, via the coding sequence GTGGACACCCAGACGTTCCAGCCGTCCCTGGACTGGAGCCGGGAGGTATTCGCTTCCGCGGTGTGGGTGGCCACCGCGTGGATTCTCACCGCGATCTGCCTGCTGCTGGTGCTGGCGCTGATCGCTCGTTTCACCGAGTGGGGGCGGCAATTCTGGCGTGTGAGCGGTGAGTATTTCACCGGTCGGCGCAGCCTGGTCGTCTGGCTGATGGTCGGGCTGCTGTTGCTGTCGGTGATCGTCTCGGTGCGCATCAACGTGCTGTTGACCTACTACGTCAACGACCTGTTCACCTCACTGCAGGTGGCGTTCGCCGGCGGTCCGGGCGGTGCCGGGCGCGACAGCGGCATCGCCGGCTTCTGGGCGACCATGCTGGTGTTCGCGGTGCTCGCCGGACTTTTCCTGGTGCGGTTGCTGCTCGACCTCTATCTCACCCAGCGGTTCATCATGCGGTGGCGGATCTGGCTGAGCCGCCGCTTCATCGACGGTTGGCTCGGAGACCTGGCCTACTACCGCGCCCAGTTCGCCGGGCGGCCGATCGACAACCCGGATCAGCGGATCCAGCAGGACGTCGACATCTTCACCACCGGTGTCGGGGGCTACCAGAACAACCCGAACTACACCTCGAGCGACACCTTGCTGTTCGGCGCGGTGCACGCCGTGCTCTCGGTGCTGTCCTTCGGGCCGATTCTGTGGCGGCTCTCCGAACCGCTGACCCTCGGCGGCGTCACGGTGCCCCACGCGTTGTTCTGGGTGGTGCTGATCTATGTGTTCGTCGCGACGGTGGTGGCGTTCGTGATCGGCCGACCGCTGATCCGGCTGAGCTACCTCAACGAGCGGCGCAACGCGGCGTTCCGTTTCGGCTTGGTGCGGGTCCGCGAGACCGGTGCGGCCATCGGGCTCTACCGTGGCGAACCCGCCGAACGGTCGTTGCTGCGCGGACGGCTCGACGCGGTGATGACCAACTACCGCCACTGGCTCAACCGGATGATGTTGTTCTTCGGCTGGAACGTGACGGTGAGCCAGGCCATCAACCCGCTGCCGTGGCTGGTGCAGGCGCAAGGCCTGTTCGCGCAGCGCATCTCGTTCGGCGACGTGTGGCAGTCGTCGAACGCGTTCGGCGCCATCCACGAGTCGCTGTCGTTCTTCCGCAACGCCTACGACCAGTTCGCCAGCTACCGGGCAGCCATCATCCGGCTCGACGGCCTGGCCGAACAGAACGACCGGGCAGGTGATTTCAGCAGCGTGCACATCGCCACGTCGGGCGATGGCGCACTCGAGGTCGCCGGTGTCGCGGTGCGCCGCCCCGACGGCACCCCGCTGGTGCACGACCTCGACCTCACGGTCGGGCCCGGCGAGGCGCTGGTGATCACCGGGGAATCCGGCATAGGCAAGTCGGTGCTGCTGCAGAGCATCGCCGGCCTGTGGCCCTTCGCGTCGGGCCGGGTCCGGCTGCCGCGGGGCCGCGACGAGGTGATGTTCGTTCCGCAGTTGCCGTATCTGCCTGTCGGTGATCTGCGCACGGTGGTGACGTATCCGCAGCCGCCGGGAGCGGTGGACGACAAGCGCGTTCAGAAGGCCCTGCTCGACGTCGCCCTGGCGCATCTGGCGATCCGGCTCAACGAGGACAAGGACTGGGCCAACGCGCTGTCGGTGGGTGAGCAGCAGCGCATCGCGTTCGCCCGCATCCTGCTGAGCAGGCCGGCGGCGATCTTCCTCGACGAATCGACATCGGCGCTCGACGAGGGCCTCGAGCTGATGCTGTACCAGCTGCTGCGCGCCGAACTGCCCGACGCGATCATCGTCAGTGTCAGCCACCGCAGCAGCGTGCATCCGTTCCACGGAAGTCGCCTCGACCTCGTCGGCGACGGCGCCTGGCGGCTGGAACGACTCGCGCCGTCGGGATAA